One window from the genome of Brassica napus cultivar Da-Ae unplaced genomic scaffold, Da-Ae ScsIHWf_2303;HRSCAF=2972, whole genome shotgun sequence encodes:
- the LOC125600594 gene encoding probable E3 ubiquitin-protein ligase RHC1A, which produces MEKHPESARATVLFNATSLRHASFMRWAANLAAPPNQTTTCFPKTPLVLYLSSKKNTHWCNTCRRGIRLQGEDLRRGGACIHCGNTFLERLCENVDLNPFDLFGLAIQESRNRRDNRRRSVLENQLSFQELFNRLSAQDRRGPPPASLTVINSMPKIKIRKKHLGLDSCCPVCQDRFEVGSFARKMPCKHIYHSECIVPWLVQHNSCPVCRKELPEDGNNGRKNPFLYLWPFTSSGAASNYNGPPFH; this is translated from the exons ATGGAGAAACATCCAGAGAGTGCTCGTGCTACGGTTCTCTTTAACGCCACGTCTCTGCGACACGCGTCCTTCATGCGTTGGGCGGCAAACTTGGCCGCACCGCCGAACCAAACCACCACTTGCTTCCCGAAGACGCCTCTCGTGCTCTATCTCTCCTCC AAAAAAAACACGCATTGGTGTAATACTTGTAGACGAGGAATCCGTCTTCAAGGAGAAGACCTAAGAAGAGGAGGAGCTTGCATTCACTGCGGTAACACCTTTCTCGAAAGGCTCTGTGAGAATGTTGATCTAAACCCGTTTGATTTATTCGGTTTAGCCATTCAAGAATCTCGTAACCGTCGCGACAACAGAAGAAGATCGGTTCTTGAAAACCAATTGAGTTTTCAAGAGTTGTTTAACCGGCTCTCAGCACAAGACCGCCGTGGTCCACCTCCAGCCTCACTAACCGTGATCAACTCAATGCCAAAGATCAAGATCAGGAAGAAGCATCTCGGTTTGGATTCGTGTTGCCCGGTTTGCCAAGACCGGTTTGAAGTCGGGTCGTTTGCAAGAAAGATGCCGTGTAAACATATCTATCATTCTGAATGTATAGTCCCGTGGCTAGTCCAGCATAATTCTTGTCCAGTGTGTCGCAAAGAGCTGCCAGAAGACGGCAATAATGGTCGAAAAAATCCCTTCTTGTATCTGTGGCCGTTTACATCCTCTGGTGCGGCCTCAAACTATAATGGACCACCTTTTCATTGA
- the LOC106452710 gene encoding probable mediator of RNA polymerase II transcription subunit 26a, whose protein sequence is MKPSQDSLDDWRDYFRRGDSDIFGIINHAIILAAAYFPDEFKSRRDGIAQLLFSRNASRSCIGCGREDNHETVGGSGGRDDSGGAGGGEEDEKKVNDNEIVVDEVVRIRDILLNKEDESNSALFHSLRKLESMSLSVDLLKGTEIGKAVNGLRRHGSDKIRELAKALFAEWKELVDQWMNSTNEIAGDEGTPESANYSVVDEAEAFPSPPHDLDFLAPEPTGFELSQILDGLDCDGNPRHSVEPKRKSMRRPEGTREPNLVGRYNNNQQTRREEVDARPMKHSATVFDEPRRQPKQTREQMVHPIQRKPIVIPEQKRNSQQDKLKAMDPDAKFEFAKRKLQESYQQHDKAKRQRTIQVLETIPKQGKVQKPQFKRPMRRFHFPSGDLIIYSYYDDQSELIVETKVCLTDPT, encoded by the exons ATGAAACCATCGCAGGACTCGTTGGATGACTGGAGAGACTATTTCCGGCGAGGGGATTCTGATATTTTCGGGATCATCAATCACGCCATCATCCTCGCCGCCGCTTATTTCCCAGACGAGTTCAAGTCCAGGAGAGACGGAATCGCCCAGCTTCTGTTCTCTCGTAATGCGAGCCGCAGCTGCATCGGATGTGGCCGCGAGGATAACCATGAGACGGTTGGAGGCTCCGGCGGTAGGGATGATTCTGGTGGAGCCGGCGGTGGCgaagaagatgagaagaaaGTGAACGATAACGAGATTGTTGTTGATGAGGTCGTGAGGATCAGAGACATCTTGTTGAATAAAGAAGATGAG TCAAACTCTGCGTTATTCCATTCCCTGAGGAAGCTTGAGTCCATGTCTCTGAGCGTGGACCTTCTCAAG GGTACTGAAATTGGAAAGGCTGTTAATGGCTTGCGGAGACATGGTTCTGATAAGATTCGGGAACTTGCAAAGGCTCTCTTCGC AGAGTGGAAAGAGCTGGTGGACCAATGGATGAACAGCACGAATGAAATTGCTG GTGATGAAGGGACGCCAGAGTCTGCAAATTATTCGGTAGTTGATGAAGCAGAAGCCTTTCCTTCTCCTCCGcatgatttagattttttggcTCCTGAGCCTACTGGTTTTGAACTCTCTCAG ATCTTAGATGGCTTGGACTGCGATGGAA ATCCTCGTCACAGTGTGGAGCCTAAAAGAAAATCGATGAGGAGACCCGAGGGTACACGTGAACCTAATTTGGTTGGGAGGTACAATAATAATCAACAGACAAGGAGAGAAGAAGTTGATGCTAGACCTATGAAGCACTCAGCCACCGTCTTCGACGAGCCTAGAAGACAACCAAAGCAAACTAGAGAACAAATGGTACATCCAATCCAAAGAAAACCGATTGTTATTCCTGAGCAGAAGCGGAACTCTCAACAAGAT AAACTCAAAGCTATGGATCCTGACGCAAAGTTTGAGTTCGCAAAGCGGAAACTCCAAGAGAGCTACCAACAACATGATAAGG CCAAGAGACAGAGGACAATACAAGTACTTGAAACGATTCCAAAGCAGGGTAAAGTCCAGAAACCGCAATTCAAGAGACCCATGCGAAGGTTCCATTTTCCTTCGGGTGATCTAATTATATACAGTTACTATGATGACCAGTCAGAGCTTATTGTAGAAACAAAAGTGTGTTTGACAGATCCAACATAA
- the LOC106452709 gene encoding 2-hydroxy-6-oxononadienedioate/2-hydroxy-6-oxononatrienedioate hydrolase-like produces the protein MNLLNTTTRIFFLHKPKQSIITFSSLSSNAKLSLDSSRTNFQMPCLISGQSFRRPGKRFIVSNAASPSLSGSPDQFLDGGAQTKEETIAETEQDPMNLADPDSCFCEFQGVNIHHKVFDPQTLSDDAPITNVDAQGTTPKVEFPMILLHGFGASVFSWNRVMKPLARLVRSKVLAFDRPAFGLTSRILHPFSGVTNDAKPLNPYSMVYSVLTTLYFIDFLAADKAILVGHSAGCLVAVDSYFESPERVAALILVAPAIFAPRPVNTAAGAGDNRGENGPRSKFLGTLVELSKVIIGAISRALTGMASMLSSLYKKALAAFLRSYLGVMLVRMAINKFGVTAVRNAWYDSKQVTDHVVQGYTKPLKAKGWDKALVEFTVATLTDNNGSEKKPPLSKRFQEIKCPVLIVTGDTDRIVPAWNAERLSRAIPGSVFEVIKKCGHLPQEEKPDEFISVVAKFLGDVFGGSQRERQVDLKFQGSVS, from the exons ATGAATTTATTAAACACCACCACACGCATCTTCTTCTTACACAAACCAAAGCAGAGTATCATAACTTTCTCTTCCTTATCTTCCAATGCAAAGCTTAGTTTAGATTCCTCTAGAACCAACTTTCAGATGCCTTGCCTAATCTCCGGCCAATCCTTTCGCCGTCCGGGGAAACGTTTCATCGTCTCCAATGCTgcttctccctctctctctggCTCCCCAG ATCAATTTCTTGATGGTGGTGCGCAGACCAAAGAGGAGACAATAGCTGAAACAGAACAGGATCCAATGAACTTAGCTGATCCAGACAGCTGTTTCTGCGAGTTTCAAGGTGTTAACATACACCACAAAGTGTTTGATCCACAGACACTCTCTGATGATGCTCCCATCACAAACGTCGATGCTCAAGGAACAACCCCAAAAGTCGAGTTTCCTATGATTCTTTTACACGGCTTTGGCGCTTCTGTGTTCTCCTGGAACAGAGTCATGAAGCCTTTAGCTCGCCTTGTCCGTTCGAAAGTTCTCGCCTTTGATAGACCCGCATTTGGACTGACTTCTCGGATCCTTCACCCGTTTAGTGGTGTTACCAATGATGCAAAGCCGTTGAATCCGTACTCCATGGTGTACTCCGTGCTAACCACGTTGTACTTCATCGACTTTCTTGCAGCCGATAAGGCCATTCTTGTAGG GCATTCAGCAGGTTGCCTTGTAGCTGTAGATTCTTATTTTGAATCCCCAGAACGTGTTGCTGCACTCATTCTCGTCGCTCCAGCTATATTTGCTCCTCGTCCAGTGAACACAGCTGCTGGTGCTGGAGATAACCGTGGCGAAAATGGTCCCAGGAGCAAGTTTCTAGGGACTTTAGTTGAGTTAAGCAAAGTCATTATAGGAGCAATTTCGAGAGCTCTAACGGGAATGGCGAGTATGCTGAGTTCTCTATACAAGAAAGCTTTGGCAGCTTTCCTCAGATCATATCTTGGAGTCATGCTG GTGAGAATGGCAATCAATAAGTTTGGAGTAACAGCTGTTAGAAACGCTTGGTATGACTCAAAACAAGTGACGGATCACGTCGTTCAGGGCTATACAAAG CCTCTAAAAGCCAAGGGATGGGACAAAGCTCTTGTTGAGTTCACCGTGGCTACATTAACGGATAACAATGGCTCAGAGAAGAAACCTCCATTGTCGAAAAGGTTTCAAGAAATCAAATGCCCTG TTCTGATTGTCACCGGAGATACAGACCGGATTGTGCCAGCATGGAACGCAGAGAGGCTGTCACGAGCCATCCCTGGATCGGTGTTCGAAGTGATTAAGAAATGTGGGCATCTTCCACAAGAGGAAAAGCCAGACGAGTTCATATCTGTTGTTGCAAAGTTTCTAGGGGATGTTTTTGGAGGGTCACAACGAGAGCGACAAGTGGACTTGAAGTTCCAAGGCAGTGTGTCATAA
- the LOC106452712 gene encoding LOW QUALITY PROTEIN: hydroxyacylglutathione hydrolase cytoplasmic (The sequence of the model RefSeq protein was modified relative to this genomic sequence to represent the inferred CDS: inserted 1 base in 1 codon), with product MKISHVPCLEDNYSYLIIDESTGDAAVVDPVDPEKVIQSAEQHSANIKFVLTTHHHWDHAGGNEKMKQLVPGIKVYGGSLDKVKGCTDAVDNGDTLSLGHDVNILALHTPCHTKGHISYYVTGKDGETPAVFTGDTLFVAGCGKFFEGTAEQMHQSLCVTLASLPKPTQVYCGHEYTVKNLEFALTVEPNNEKIQQKLSWARQQRQANLPTIPSTLEEELEXNPFMRVTNPEIQEKLGCKSPIDTLREIRNKKDQWRG from the exons atgaagaTCTCCCACGTTCCCTGTCTAGAAGACAACTACTCCTACCT GATAATCGATGAGAGCACCGGAGACGCGGCGGTTGTGGATCCTGTTGATCCCGAGAAAGTGATTCAGTCGGCTGAGCAGCACAGTGCCAATATCAAGTTCGTTCTCACCACGCATCATCACTG GGATCATGCTGGTGGCAACGAGAAGATGAAGCAGTTGGTGCCTGGAATCAAAGTCTATGGAGGTTCTCTTGATAAGGTCAAGGGATGCACTGATGCGGTTGATAATGGTGACACCTTGTCTTTGGGTCATGATGTTAACATATTAGCTCTTCACACCCCTTG TCACACCAAGGGTCACATCAGTTACTATGTCACTGGCAAAGATGGAGAAACCCCAGCTGTGTTCACTGGAGATACACTT TTCGTTGCTGGCTGTGGGAAGTTTTTCGAAGGGACAGCTGAACAGATGCATCAGTCCTTGTGTGTGACTCTGGCTTCACTACCTAAACCGACCCAGGTTTACTGCGGCCACGAG TACACTGTGAAGAACTTGGAGTTTGCTTTAACTGTGGAACCAAATAACGAGAAGATACAGCAGAAGCTATCATGGGCCCGTCAACAGCGCCAAGCAAATCTTCCCACAATCCCTTCAACACTAGAAGAAGAGCTCG ACAACCCGTTTATGCGGGTTACTAATCCTGAGATACAG GAGAAACTTGGTTGCAAATCACCGATCGATACTCTCAGAGAAATCAGGAACAAGAAGGATCAGTGGAGGGGCTAA
- the LOC106452715 gene encoding cytochrome b-c1 complex subunit 8-1, mitochondrial-like encodes MGKQPVKLKAVVYALSPFQQKIMTGLWKDLPEKIHHKVSENWISATLLVTPVLGTYWYAQQFQEQEKLEHRF; translated from the exons atggggaAGCAGCCGGTGAAGTTGAAGGCGGTGGTGTACGCGCTTTCGCCGTTCCAGCAGAAGATAATGACTGGTCTCTGGAAGGATCTCCCTGAGAAGATCCACCACAAGGTCTCCGAGAATTGGATCAGCGCCACTCTCCTCGTCACCCCGGTCCTCGGAACCTACTG GTATGCTCAGCAGTTCCAGGAACAGGAGAAACTCGAGCACAGGTTCTGA